The genomic segment CACAAATTTAAAACTCCATTTAAACAAGATGGCTTCTATCCTGAACTAGCACGTTCACTACTGGCTCAAGCTGGTTACCCCGAAGGCAAGAATTTTCCTGAACTTGAACTAGCGGTACCAAGTAGAGAAGATACCAAACTCCAAGCTGAAACCCTGCAAGCAATTTGGAAACAAGAACTAAATATCAAAATCAAAATCACCACCATGGAATGGAAAGTATTTCTAGCAAGGTTAAGACAAGACCCTCCTGACCTATTCCGTTCCAATTGGGGCGCTGATTACCCTGATCCTGATAGTTTCATGGCATTATTCACAACAAACAATCCCTTCAATGATATTAGTTTTCATAACAATGAATATGATTACCTAGTGAAAACCGCCGCTGAAACTATAGACACCAAGAAAAGACGGGCACTATATACCAGAGCTGAAGAAATTCTGAGCCAAGAAGAAGCCGCAATCGCACCACTTTATATAGACAGACAAAGCATAATTAAAAAACCTTGGGTTAAGAACTTTGTTTATAATCCAATGGACTTAGTCTTTTTGGATAGGGTCCAAAAAGACTAAATGCTATAATGAAAACAATGAACCTCGCTGGAATAAAAGAAAAAATCAAGAAAGGCATCAACACAGGTACTGATAGAGTACTTTCAGCGAAACTCAAAGATGAACTGGGTCTAAATCGCCCAAGCATGGCAACCTTACAGAACCTAAGCCAAGACTCTGATTTAGAAGCCAACCTTAATTCTTTTTTCACTCCTGTCAACTCGACTTTTTTAAGCAGTAGAGACTATAAAAATATTCAAAACTGGGCTTTGATGTTTATTATAGGTGTCTCAGTAGTACTCTTTATTCTGTTTTTCTCGTTAATATTACCGCACAAAAACTATTCAAACACTCAATTTGGCTCACAAGTAATAGTCAAAGGTAAAAACATCAACAATCAAGACAAAATTGCAACAGGTACAGCTGACACCATCCCAGACAAAGCAAATGAAGAACTTAGTGTAGAAAACATCATTCTAGCTAGTGCGCCAACTCA from the Cyanobacteriota bacterium genome contains:
- a CDS encoding LysM domain-containing protein, whose product is MNLAGIKEKIKKGINTGTDRVLSAKLKDELGLNRPSMATLQNLSQDSDLEANLNSFFTPVNSTFLSSRDYKNIQNWALMFIIGVSVVLFILFFSLILPHKNYSNTQFGSQVIVKGKNINNQDKIATGTADTIPDKANEELSVENIILASAPTQELVKRSPLLSSNSVTLMEYKIRSGDTIEKVASKFYGSSSYNNIQKIKMANHISNARLLQIGQTVIVPM